A region of Desulfolithobacter dissulfuricans DNA encodes the following proteins:
- a CDS encoding FliO/MopB family protein, whose amino-acid sequence MRCLLLSLTTLLVTPSTLLAAQARSMGSAALQMTWALLVVIGLILVIYAIARKRMGFGTTSQGTIRVKEIKHLQPKTSLALVEVRGRELLLGIGGGRIELLADLGRQNQTDFDKIMDSQP is encoded by the coding sequence ATGCGCTGCCTCCTCCTGTCCCTGACAACCCTGCTGGTGACCCCCTCGACACTGCTGGCCGCCCAGGCCAGATCCATGGGTTCGGCCGCCCTGCAGATGACCTGGGCCCTGCTCGTAGTTATCGGTCTTATCCTGGTCATCTACGCCATTGCCCGGAAAAGGATGGGCTTTGGCACGACCAGCCAGGGAACCATCAGGGTCAAGGAGATCAAACACCTGCAACCTAAGACCAGCCTGGCCCTGGTGGAAGTGCGGGGACGGGAACTGCTGCTCGGCATCGGCGGTGGCCGGATCGAGCTTCTTGCCGACCTGGGACGACAGAACCAGACGGATTTCGACAAAATTATGGACAGCCAGCCGTGA
- the fliN gene encoding flagellar motor switch protein FliN: protein METTDHMEPDDTGKTLNPEETAELLEETAAEAAGQVPGEQADLPRDLEFLFDVPLQVSVEVGRARILIKDLLQMGEGYVVELDKLAGEPLDLYVNSRLIARGEAVKVGDKFGIKLTEVVSQSDRIEKLG, encoded by the coding sequence ATGGAAACAACTGATCATATGGAACCAGACGACACAGGCAAGACCTTGAATCCCGAAGAAACGGCAGAACTCCTTGAAGAGACTGCTGCAGAGGCCGCCGGCCAGGTCCCTGGCGAGCAGGCGGATCTGCCCCGAGATCTTGAATTTCTCTTCGATGTTCCGCTCCAGGTTTCCGTGGAGGTGGGACGGGCCAGAATCCTGATCAAGGATCTTCTGCAGATGGGTGAGGGCTACGTGGTGGAACTGGACAAACTGGCCGGCGAGCCCCTGGACCTCTATGTCAATTCCCGTCTCATCGCCAGGGGCGAGGCGGTCAAGGTGGGCGACAAGTTCGGCATAAAACTGACCGAAGTGGTCAGCCAGTCGGACCGGATCGAGAAACTCGGATAG
- a CDS encoding flagellar motor switch protein FliM, translated as MEPILSKEEIADLLAAVREGRISPDSIDGEGRYTPVPKPARELDLLQIYVRDEKDELRIPNLDILLDVFAKNFSIALTNQLQRTFTINRLEITSSTFQDSLLELKDQGAIGIYSIDPLKYGCLFHFDTMLSFTLLEIMLGSSSSVDSIALNRNLTTIEINVLKSIMASIGSDLQRAFRQVVVIEPQIIKVENNFRLVNIVDSETEVLVTRFQLKVGKQKGEMRLIIPYLTLEPIREKIKEIVTVTHSVSTWANVFEDEVKEMSSTVIARSGRLNMTIRQILQLQEGDIIDLGYDPDIPLTILVEDKAKFFAIPGERNGKKAFHITGLYSNRLGEFHGNN; from the coding sequence GTGGAACCGATTCTAAGCAAAGAGGAAATCGCCGATCTGCTGGCCGCGGTCAGGGAGGGGCGGATCTCACCGGACTCCATCGACGGAGAGGGCCGCTATACCCCGGTGCCCAAACCGGCCAGGGAACTGGATCTGCTCCAGATCTATGTCCGGGACGAGAAGGATGAGCTGCGGATCCCCAACCTGGACATCCTCCTGGATGTCTTTGCCAAGAACTTCAGCATCGCCCTGACCAACCAGCTGCAGCGGACCTTCACGATCAACCGACTGGAAATCACCAGTTCCACCTTCCAGGACAGTCTGCTGGAACTGAAGGATCAGGGCGCCATCGGTATCTACTCAATTGATCCGCTCAAGTACGGGTGCCTGTTCCACTTCGACACCATGCTCTCCTTTACCCTGCTTGAAATCATGCTCGGTTCCTCCAGCAGCGTGGACTCCATTGCTCTCAACCGTAACCTGACAACCATCGAGATCAATGTCCTTAAAAGCATCATGGCCAGTATCGGCTCGGACCTGCAGCGGGCCTTCAGGCAGGTAGTGGTCATCGAGCCGCAGATAATCAAGGTGGAGAACAACTTCCGGCTGGTCAACATCGTGGACTCGGAAACCGAGGTCCTGGTCACCCGTTTCCAGCTCAAGGTAGGGAAGCAGAAGGGCGAAATGCGGCTTATCATCCCTTACCTGACCCTGGAACCCATCCGCGAGAAGATAAAGGAGATCGTCACGGTCACCCATTCGGTCTCCACCTGGGCCAATGTCTTTGAAGATGAGGTCAAGGAGATGAGCTCGACGGTCATCGCCCGCTCCGGACGGCTGAACATGACCATCCGCCAGATCCTTCAGCTTCAGGAGGGGGATATCATTGATCTTGGCTATGATCCGGACATACCTCTGACCATCCTGGTGGAAGACAAGGCAAAATTTTTCGCCATCCCCGGAGAGCGGAACGGTAAAAAGGCCTTTCATATCACAGGGCTCTACAGTAACCGATTAGGAGAATTCCATGGAAACAACTGA
- a CDS encoding flagellar basal body-associated FliL family protein has translation MADKEKKENSEGQEESGSKKKLIIIIAAALVVLLLGGGAAFYFLVLKKPPPEEKTPEQKVELAVPAATEEADIGPMLDIKEFIVNIISEEGTHYVKAALTLELNNEVALEEANKRLPQIRDAIILLISNKTFEELQDLQGKKQLKAELKSKINSFLKSGKVKNIYLTDFVVQ, from the coding sequence ATGGCAGATAAAGAAAAAAAAGAAAATTCTGAAGGTCAGGAAGAATCCGGCTCCAAAAAAAAGCTGATCATTATCATCGCCGCCGCCCTGGTTGTCCTGCTGCTCGGCGGGGGGGCGGCTTTCTACTTTCTTGTCCTCAAAAAACCACCGCCGGAAGAGAAAACTCCGGAGCAGAAGGTGGAACTTGCCGTGCCGGCAGCTACCGAGGAGGCCGATATCGGCCCGATGCTTGACATCAAGGAGTTTATCGTCAACATCATCAGCGAAGAGGGAACCCATTATGTCAAGGCGGCCCTGACCCTGGAACTCAACAACGAAGTGGCCCTGGAAGAGGCCAACAAGCGGCTCCCCCAGATCAGGGATGCGATCATCCTGTTGATCAGCAACAAGACCTTTGAGGAATTGCAGGATCTGCAGGGCAAAAAGCAGCTCAAGGCCGAACTCAAGAGCAAGATCAACTCCTTTCTTAAATCAGGCAAGGTGAAAAACATATATCTCACCGATTTTGTGGTGCAATAG
- a CDS encoding OmpA/MotB family protein, producing MAKKQEECPAGAPLWMVTFSDLVTLLLTFFVLLLSMATMDKVKFDEAKQSLEQAFGFHSFSTTSRYTVPVMPSAPKSKFAPIPQPSAAKYYKRIKTDIEMTKISDKVEVIKRDDNTIVLRINDAVLFEPGKATLNPASYPLLRKIADIVRPLPMTMRIEGHTDNTPIAGKKITNWDLSVARAISVMRFYNRGKLFSLDRMSAVGYGDTRPIAPNDSPENKEKNRRVDFVLHPDIMSANAKAAPPIPL from the coding sequence ATGGCTAAGAAACAGGAAGAATGTCCTGCGGGCGCCCCCTTGTGGATGGTCACCTTCAGTGACCTGGTAACCCTGCTGCTTACCTTCTTCGTCCTTCTCCTCTCAATGGCCACCATGGACAAGGTCAAGTTCGACGAGGCCAAGCAGTCGCTGGAACAGGCGTTCGGGTTTCACTCCTTTTCCACCACCAGCCGCTACACCGTACCGGTGATGCCCTCGGCCCCCAAATCGAAGTTCGCCCCCATACCCCAGCCGTCGGCGGCCAAGTATTACAAACGGATCAAAACCGACATCGAGATGACCAAGATCAGCGACAAGGTCGAGGTCATCAAACGGGACGATAACACCATCGTTCTGCGCATCAATGACGCGGTCCTGTTCGAACCGGGCAAGGCTACCCTGAATCCGGCTTCCTATCCCCTGCTCCGCAAGATAGCCGACATTGTCCGACCTCTGCCCATGACCATGCGCATCGAGGGCCACACGGACAATACGCCCATTGCCGGCAAAAAAATCACCAACTGGGATCTCTCCGTGGCCCGGGCCATCTCGGTCATGCGTTTTTACAACCGCGGAAAACTCTTTTCCCTGGATCGCATGTCGGCGGTCGGCTATGGGGATACCCGACCGATCGCCCCCAACGACTCCCCGGAAAACAAGGAGAAAAACCGGCGTGTGGACTTTGTCCTCCATCCTGACATCATGTCCGCCAATGCCAAGGCAGCACCACCGATTCCCCTGTAA
- a CDS encoding motility protein A, whose amino-acid sequence MDIATIIGIVAAFGLMLMAILQGGGLGMFIDVPSMLIVFGGTIGVALINYPLADILGAVKVAKKTFLYQETSTNDLITQLIEFANKARKEGILSLQALIDSVDDQFLVKALQMAVDGQEPEDLKTMLNTEIEYIQDRHSKGAEIFLSLGTISPAMGMVGTLIGLVQMLQNMSDPSSIGPAMAVALLTTFYGAVIANILCNPMAGKLKTRSKSELLQKTIIVEGMGSILSGENPRIMEQKLHAFVAPSERESSFN is encoded by the coding sequence GTGGACATAGCGACTATAATAGGAATCGTTGCCGCCTTTGGCCTCATGCTGATGGCCATCCTCCAGGGTGGCGGGCTTGGCATGTTCATCGACGTGCCCTCCATGCTCATCGTCTTTGGCGGTACTATCGGGGTTGCCCTGATCAACTATCCACTGGCCGACATCCTGGGTGCGGTCAAAGTTGCCAAGAAGACATTCCTCTACCAGGAAACGAGCACCAACGACCTGATCACCCAGCTCATCGAATTTGCCAACAAGGCCCGCAAAGAAGGCATACTTTCCCTCCAGGCCCTTATCGATTCCGTGGATGACCAGTTTCTGGTCAAGGCCCTGCAGATGGCGGTGGATGGCCAGGAGCCCGAAGACCTCAAGACCATGCTCAACACCGAGATCGAATACATTCAGGATCGGCACAGCAAGGGCGCGGAAATCTTTCTCTCCCTGGGAACCATCTCCCCGGCCATGGGCATGGTCGGTACCCTGATCGGCCTGGTACAGATGCTCCAGAACATGAGCGATCCATCCTCCATCGGTCCTGCCATGGCGGTCGCCCTCCTGACCACCTTCTACGGCGCAGTTATCGCCAACATTCTCTGCAACCCCATGGCCGGCAAGCTCAAAACCCGGTCCAAGTCCGAATTACTGCAGAAGACCATCATCGTTGAAGGCATGGGCTCCATCCTCTCCGGAGAAAACCCGCGGATCATGGAGCAGAAACTGCACGCATTCGTTGCCCCCAGCGAACGGGAATCCTCCTTTAACTGA
- a CDS encoding flagellar hook protein FlgE → MDNIFSQGTFEATSSDTDVAIEGEGFFLLRNPAEDTIYYSRAGAFRFDADGYLVNPEGFRVQGRQFDENNELVPGDPTDIQVINSGLVEANPTTYMVYNTNLDAASQTPSTTFDPADTTSYNYTSTGQVYDSLGETHLLTVYWRVDDPSTNTWHAYAEIPDAGYSEDLGTFAFDENGNLDATYLTYDRNGDGTNDTFAVTTAALDFGNGSNPSQTIDIVFDCTQYDSESVVIGQEQDGYATGNLTNVAINGEGIIVASYSNGKQVNVAQLVLGKFKNPNGLELAGANLYVANTDSGTPRVGLPGPELGNIFTNSLEQSNVDMGQEFVKMITIQRGFQANSKIISTVDELLGELVNLKR, encoded by the coding sequence GTGGACAACATCTTCAGCCAGGGAACCTTTGAGGCCACCTCATCGGACACGGACGTCGCCATCGAGGGGGAAGGGTTTTTCCTGCTCAGAAACCCGGCCGAAGATACGATCTATTACTCCCGGGCCGGTGCTTTTCGCTTCGACGCCGACGGTTACCTGGTGAATCCGGAAGGGTTCCGGGTCCAGGGTCGGCAATTCGACGAAAACAACGAACTCGTCCCCGGTGACCCGACCGATATCCAGGTCATCAACTCGGGTCTGGTGGAGGCCAATCCCACCACTTACATGGTTTACAACACCAACCTGGACGCCGCCTCGCAGACACCGTCCACCACATTCGACCCGGCCGATACCACCTCCTATAATTACACAAGCACGGGTCAGGTCTATGATTCCCTGGGCGAGACCCACCTGCTAACCGTCTACTGGCGGGTGGATGACCCCTCCACAAATACCTGGCACGCTTATGCGGAAATACCGGATGCAGGTTATTCCGAGGACCTGGGAACCTTTGCCTTTGACGAGAACGGCAATCTCGACGCCACCTACCTGACCTACGACCGGAACGGAGACGGGACCAACGATACCTTTGCCGTCACCACCGCGGCCCTGGACTTCGGCAACGGTTCGAACCCCAGCCAGACCATCGACATCGTGTTCGACTGCACTCAGTATGACTCCGAATCCGTGGTTATCGGTCAGGAACAGGACGGCTACGCAACCGGCAACCTGACCAATGTGGCCATTAACGGCGAGGGAATCATCGTCGCCAGCTATTCCAACGGCAAGCAGGTCAATGTCGCCCAGCTGGTGCTGGGAAAGTTCAAAAATCCCAATGGACTGGAACTGGCCGGGGCCAACCTCTATGTCGCCAATACAGATTCGGGCACCCCCAGGGTAGGCTTGCCCGGTCCCGAGCTTGGCAATATCTTCACCAACTCCCTGGAGCAGTCCAACGTGGACATGGGGCAGGAATTTGTCAAGATGATCACCATCCAGCGCGGCTTTCAGGCCAACTCAAAAATCATCTCCACTGTAGACGAGCTGCTTGGCGAGCTGGTCAATCTCAAACGGTAA
- a CDS encoding flagellar hook assembly protein FlgD has protein sequence MTYVSGIYQGPVGSSQLPSTTESNDTLGKDEFLTLLVAQLQNQDPLNPTDSTEWTAQLAQYSQLEQSMNLNDTMEELLDAQKNSDRLAALSLIGKEAMVESGDFYLPSTGEVEIGYMVDGQASDITLSILNSGGATVKTIQPVELSSGNHFITWDGLDENGERLPGEVTR, from the coding sequence ATGACCTATGTTTCCGGTATATACCAGGGACCGGTAGGCTCGTCCCAACTCCCCAGCACCACGGAAAGCAACGACACCCTCGGCAAGGATGAGTTCCTGACCCTGCTGGTGGCCCAGCTCCAGAACCAGGACCCGCTCAATCCCACCGACTCCACCGAGTGGACCGCGCAGCTGGCTCAGTACAGCCAGCTGGAGCAATCCATGAACCTCAACGACACCATGGAAGAGCTTCTCGATGCCCAGAAAAATTCGGACCGTCTGGCGGCCCTGTCACTCATCGGTAAAGAGGCCATGGTTGAAAGCGGTGATTTCTACCTGCCATCGACGGGTGAAGTGGAGATAGGTTATATGGTTGACGGTCAGGCATCCGATATCACCCTGTCGATCCTCAACAGTGGAGGGGCAACGGTGAAAACCATCCAGCCAGTCGAACTTTCATCGGGAAATCACTTCATAACCTGGGATGGCCTGGATGAAAATGGAGAGCGGCTGCCCGGGGAAGTTACCAGATAG
- a CDS encoding flagellar hook-length control protein FliK, protein MQAIPTLPAEMTPAPVQATGVSTSEPGSSGKNFQTHLSAAHAQAGEQQPAATAKTPKGAPDKMAGKNGSGSEQNGATVEIDNGQLALAAGPGSAILLPQDSAQPTAAQTGNTLVPATGSSVTTLLAAITGEEKPASPGLDLTLPEQKEAGSADRPGNRLSQDVTVEHWSATFSSRIGQHNKTGQAAASQLPTDQVLPGEEAFLQEGALLSGKAQSRIPLSGDNSGAGHGMSRRQDITGHYLQSNLPTGMEQSARQLATGEQSLQNNNGQPGGRDALAADQLHNRINGQEKDPGLIFTLSQSNGEPVSSSQTTDPAPASGVKLPSGIMVPENHIVGQVVERFSMNQRLETGTVTLRLHPQELGELHMEIKVEQDNIKAHITTQNPQVQEILEKNMPRLREALEQQGMNLEQMEVSVAASDQNDSMPFQENPADHDHSGNLARSRGSTTDFATLLDDEADVVYASDARSLSVHA, encoded by the coding sequence ATGCAAGCGATCCCGACCCTGCCAGCAGAGATGACACCTGCTCCTGTCCAGGCCACCGGTGTGTCAACATCTGAACCCGGATCATCGGGAAAAAACTTCCAGACCCATCTCAGCGCCGCCCATGCCCAGGCTGGCGAGCAACAGCCTGCCGCCACGGCAAAAACGCCCAAAGGAGCCCCGGACAAAATGGCGGGAAAAAACGGATCCGGGAGCGAACAAAACGGGGCGACAGTGGAAATTGACAACGGCCAGCTGGCACTGGCAGCCGGACCAGGCAGCGCCATCCTCCTCCCGCAGGACAGCGCTCAGCCGACGGCTGCCCAGACCGGAAACACCCTGGTCCCCGCCACTGGTTCAAGCGTCACCACGCTTCTAGCCGCCATTACCGGTGAAGAGAAGCCGGCCTCTCCTGGTCTCGATCTCACTTTGCCTGAACAGAAAGAGGCCGGCTCCGCAGACAGGCCGGGAAACCGTCTTTCTCAGGACGTGACCGTGGAACACTGGTCGGCGACCTTCAGCAGCCGCATCGGCCAGCATAACAAGACCGGCCAAGCCGCTGCCAGCCAGCTGCCGACTGATCAGGTTCTGCCCGGGGAGGAAGCTTTCCTGCAAGAGGGCGCGCTTCTCTCTGGCAAAGCCCAGAGCCGGATTCCCCTGTCCGGAGACAACTCCGGCGCCGGCCATGGCATGAGCCGCCGTCAGGATATCACCGGCCATTATCTGCAGTCCAACCTGCCCACCGGCATGGAACAGTCTGCCAGACAGCTGGCGACCGGCGAGCAGAGTCTCCAGAACAACAACGGCCAGCCCGGAGGGCGGGATGCATTGGCTGCGGACCAGCTCCATAACCGCATCAATGGCCAGGAAAAGGATCCCGGGCTGATCTTCACCCTGAGTCAGAGCAACGGCGAGCCCGTCTCCAGCTCCCAGACAACAGACCCGGCACCGGCCAGTGGAGTGAAGCTGCCCTCCGGGATCATGGTCCCGGAAAATCATATTGTCGGCCAGGTGGTGGAACGCTTTTCCATGAACCAGCGACTGGAAACAGGGACCGTCACCCTGCGTCTCCACCCCCAGGAGCTTGGCGAACTGCATATGGAGATCAAGGTGGAACAGGACAACATAAAGGCCCATATCACCACCCAGAATCCACAGGTGCAGGAAATTCTGGAAAAAAACATGCCCAGGCTGCGCGAGGCCCTGGAACAGCAGGGTATGAACCTGGAGCAGATGGAGGTCAGTGTTGCGGCCAGTGACCAGAACGATTCCATGCCATTCCAGGAAAATCCCGCCGATCACGACCATTCCGGCAACCTGGCCCGTTCCCGTGGCTCCACCACCGACTTCGCCACCCTGCTGGATGATGAGGCGGACGTTGTCTATGCGTCCGATGCCCGGAGCCTGAGCGTTCATGCGTAG
- a CDS encoding MotE family protein encodes MNNKAVLKKDKASNRFGVEALDTRERLRWRIPLFFILVLLLHSVAVAATEPEPVTATDDEPKYSSVEERRLLLSLEKERKKLAREQEALEERKKELKTLEAEVDKKLDQLQKLKENIEKLLAEKKAEEQRRIDNLNKMYERVSPNLSKMYEKMDPRKAATILATVDQDLAIAILFRMKPKSAAKILSNMDRDKAASLTSAFPNLGAM; translated from the coding sequence ATGAATAATAAAGCTGTTTTGAAAAAAGATAAAGCCTCCAACCGGTTCGGGGTGGAGGCACTGGACACGAGGGAACGGTTGCGCTGGCGGATCCCTTTGTTTTTTATACTCGTCCTCCTGTTGCACTCCGTCGCGGTGGCCGCGACAGAGCCTGAGCCGGTGACTGCAACCGATGACGAACCGAAATACAGTTCGGTGGAGGAGCGGCGGCTGCTGCTTTCCCTGGAAAAGGAGCGGAAAAAACTTGCCAGGGAACAGGAAGCGCTTGAGGAGCGCAAAAAGGAACTAAAGACTCTGGAAGCAGAGGTCGATAAGAAGTTAGACCAGCTCCAGAAGCTGAAAGAGAACATCGAGAAACTTCTGGCGGAAAAAAAGGCTGAAGAACAGCGCCGGATAGACAACCTGAACAAGATGTACGAGAGGGTGTCGCCGAACCTGAGCAAGATGTACGAAAAAATGGACCCGAGAAAAGCGGCAACCATTCTCGCGACAGTTGATCAGGACCTGGCCATCGCTATTCTTTTTCGCATGAAACCCAAATCCGCGGCCAAGATCCTGAGCAACATGGACCGGGACAAGGCCGCCAGCCTCACGTCCGCCTTTCCAAACCTGGGAGCCATGTAG
- the fliJ gene encoding flagellar export protein FliJ → MKPFSLEPVLKYRQQREDRARQRFMAVQKEEAALRRELDRVEEMLQSLFDGLEKERQRGTTPDMLTLFENRIHLVQEEIKKLEQKVRAATERVNKERKRLVKARQERKVLEKLKEHRNRAYRAYLEKKESAMLDEIAVLFHDREQG, encoded by the coding sequence ATGAAACCTTTTTCCTTGGAACCGGTCCTCAAGTACCGGCAGCAGCGGGAAGACAGGGCCAGACAGCGGTTCATGGCCGTCCAGAAGGAGGAAGCCGCCCTGCGCCGTGAACTGGACCGGGTCGAGGAGATGCTGCAGTCCCTGTTTGACGGCCTGGAAAAGGAGCGCCAGCGAGGCACCACCCCGGATATGCTGACCCTTTTCGAGAACCGTATTCACCTGGTCCAGGAAGAGATAAAGAAACTGGAGCAGAAGGTCAGGGCAGCGACAGAGAGAGTGAACAAGGAGCGGAAACGACTGGTCAAGGCCAGGCAGGAGCGAAAGGTGCTGGAAAAGCTCAAGGAGCACCGGAACCGGGCCTATCGTGCCTATCTGGAAAAAAAGGAATCCGCCATGCTGGACGAAATCGCAGTGTTGTTTCATGACAGGGAGCAGGGATGA
- a CDS encoding FliI/YscN family ATPase, which yields MQFRPELIKRFSPIRVYGKVRRIVGLVVEGHCPRSSVGSLCEIHPLEDGPPVPAEIVGYNNNQALLMPLGELRGLGPGSRIRVIKESATIRVGEKLLGRVIDAMEQPLDDGPPLLLDGEKQLYSLPPGPMQRKNINAPMDLGIRAINGLITCGLGQRMGIMAGSGVGKSVLLGMMAKYATADVNVIALIGERGREVREFIERDLGVEGLKRSVIVVVTSDQSPLLRMRGAFVATAIAEFFCNQGKNVLLMMDSVTRFAMAMREIGLAIGEPPTTKGYTPSVFATLPKLLERAGSFQNRGSITGLYTVLVDGDDLTEPVADAVRSILDGHIVLSRDLAAKNHYPAIDVMMSTSRVMRDIVSRRHLELAGKIRSVLAIYRESEDLINIGAYTAGSNPKIDYAISRIEAINQFLVQGFDESVTLEETIAYMGELVSDRRGSDRRRPGRRGKDRRRPTDSTPGSSA from the coding sequence ATGCAATTCAGACCAGAACTCATAAAGCGATTCTCACCTATCCGGGTGTACGGCAAGGTACGCCGGATCGTCGGCTTGGTGGTCGAAGGACACTGTCCCCGCTCCTCGGTGGGATCGCTGTGCGAAATTCACCCCCTGGAGGACGGCCCACCGGTCCCGGCGGAAATCGTCGGTTACAACAACAACCAGGCCCTGCTCATGCCCCTTGGAGAACTGCGTGGCCTGGGCCCGGGAAGCAGAATCCGGGTCATCAAGGAAAGCGCCACCATCAGGGTGGGCGAAAAGCTCCTGGGCCGGGTCATCGATGCCATGGAACAACCTCTTGATGACGGCCCGCCCCTGCTTCTTGACGGCGAAAAACAACTCTACAGCCTGCCTCCCGGGCCCATGCAGCGCAAGAACATCAATGCGCCCATGGACCTTGGCATCCGGGCGATCAACGGTCTCATCACCTGCGGCCTGGGTCAGCGTATGGGCATCATGGCCGGTTCCGGGGTGGGCAAGAGCGTACTGCTCGGCATGATGGCCAAGTACGCCACCGCGGATGTCAACGTGATCGCGCTTATCGGCGAACGGGGCCGCGAGGTACGCGAATTCATCGAACGGGACCTGGGCGTAGAGGGGCTGAAGCGTTCCGTCATCGTGGTGGTCACTTCGGACCAGTCCCCCCTACTGCGGATGCGCGGCGCCTTTGTGGCAACCGCCATTGCCGAATTCTTCTGCAACCAGGGAAAAAATGTCCTCTTGATGATGGATTCGGTGACCCGCTTTGCCATGGCCATGCGGGAAATCGGATTGGCCATCGGTGAACCGCCGACGACCAAGGGCTACACCCCATCGGTGTTTGCCACCCTGCCCAAACTGCTGGAACGGGCCGGAAGTTTTCAGAACAGAGGATCCATCACCGGCCTCTACACTGTACTGGTGGACGGCGACGATCTGACCGAGCCGGTGGCCGACGCAGTTCGCTCCATCCTCGATGGCCACATCGTCCTGTCACGGGACCTGGCGGCGAAAAATCACTACCCGGCCATCGACGTCATGATGTCCACCAGCCGGGTGATGCGGGACATCGTGTCCCGGCGGCACCTGGAGTTGGCCGGCAAAATCCGCTCCGTGCTGGCGATCTACCGGGAATCCGAAGATCTCATCAACATAGGGGCCTATACCGCCGGTTCCAATCCGAAAATAGACTATGCCATCTCCCGCATCGAAGCCATCAATCAGTTTCTTGTCCAGGGGTTCGACGAGTCCGTGACCCTGGAAGAGACCATCGCCTACATGGGGGAGCTGGTCAGTGACCGGCGGGGCAGCGACCGCAGACGGCCTGGAAGACGGGGTAAGGACAGAAGAAGGCCGACTGACTCCACACCCGGTAGCAGCGCATGA
- a CDS encoding FliH/SctL family protein — translation MSSSKIFKDDPAFTPITLISEEIIPDNATVVHQATEPDAPEEESQAREDLAGDREDAPEPPPSAPAAPPEPVDVEKIRQEAYQQGQDDARQEMQLRLESSLKALAETCRQLDDLHGNLLNGSRGEVINVVIALTRKILGRELSTRRDVIASTLEAALEAAIASDEYLVTLHPDDLALAEEMQPSLVASIRGLNHIVFKTDPDITRGGCLVESNLCSVDATIESQLEAAREFLEEQAATDDEEAGPDETDEHS, via the coding sequence ATGAGCTCGTCTAAAATTTTCAAGGACGACCCAGCCTTCACACCCATCACCCTGATCTCGGAAGAGATTATCCCGGACAACGCCACCGTGGTTCACCAGGCAACGGAACCAGACGCACCGGAAGAGGAATCCCAGGCCCGGGAAGACCTGGCTGGCGACAGGGAAGACGCTCCGGAACCGCCCCCTTCAGCCCCTGCTGCGCCGCCGGAGCCCGTTGATGTGGAAAAAATCCGCCAGGAAGCCTATCAGCAGGGGCAAGACGATGCCAGGCAGGAAATGCAACTCCGCCTTGAAAGCAGCCTCAAGGCTCTGGCCGAGACCTGCCGGCAACTGGACGACCTCCACGGCAACCTGCTCAACGGCAGCCGTGGCGAGGTGATCAACGTGGTCATCGCCCTGACCCGCAAGATTCTCGGCCGGGAACTTTCCACCCGTCGTGACGTCATTGCCTCCACCCTGGAAGCGGCCCTGGAGGCGGCCATTGCCAGTGACGAGTATCTTGTCACCCTCCACCCCGATGACCTGGCCCTTGCCGAGGAAATGCAGCCCTCCCTGGTCGCCTCCATTCGCGGGCTCAACCATATTGTCTTCAAGACCGACCCTGATATCACCCGTGGCGGCTGCCTGGTAGAATCCAATCTCTGCTCAGTGGACGCCACCATCGAAAGCCAGCTGGAAGCGGCCCGTGAATTCCTCGAAGAACAGGCCGCAACCGACGACGAAGAAGCAGGGCCAGACGAGACAGACGAACACTCCTGA